A window of the Roseomonas haemaphysalidis genome harbors these coding sequences:
- a CDS encoding DUF1772 domain-containing protein: MVGRLLRLANWPFTMLVIMPTNKQLMTMQPEDAGAESRHLLRLWSSLHGARSALGSAAALLFACSLLITYQV; encoded by the coding sequence ATGGTGGGAAGGCTGCTGCGGCTCGCCAACTGGCCGTTCACGATGCTGGTCATCATGCCGACGAACAAGCAGTTGATGACGATGCAGCCGGAGGACGCGGGGGCGGAAAGCCGTCACTTGCTGCGTCTCTGGAGCAGTCTGCACGGTGCCAGGAGCGCACTCGGCTCCGCCGCAGCGCTATTGTTCGCCTGCAGCCTCCTCATCACCTACCAGGTTTGA
- a CDS encoding ABC transporter substrate-binding protein, with translation MRLRRRTMLAAAWPWPASAQGQIQGPAPRVVSLDLLLTECLLSLGVVPAALANIPLYQRLVAQPPVPPGVPDLGPPQEPHLEFLQALQPELILAPSWQAPALERLERIARVAWLPAFAPDGQPLEHAEALLTRIGALTGREAEARAQAALLPPALAAAAAQLTDWAGRPVLAARFLEDGRHMAVFGANGMIGAVLQRLGLRNAWTGRSNAAGVASTGIESLAGMADATIVHFDRGAETARALARLRDSPFWQALPAVREGRVLAMPVIYPSGGVFSAIRFAAQLAALLPGRAPHG, from the coding sequence GTGAGGCTTCGCCGCCGCACGATGCTGGCCGCCGCCTGGCCATGGCCGGCATCGGCCCAGGGGCAGATCCAGGGGCCGGCGCCGCGCGTCGTCTCGCTCGACCTGCTGCTGACCGAGTGCCTGCTGAGCCTCGGCGTGGTGCCGGCGGCCCTGGCCAACATCCCGCTCTACCAGCGGCTGGTGGCGCAGCCGCCAGTGCCGCCGGGCGTGCCGGATCTCGGGCCGCCGCAGGAACCGCACCTGGAATTCCTGCAGGCGCTGCAGCCGGAGCTGATCCTGGCCCCGTCCTGGCAGGCGCCGGCACTCGAGCGCCTAGAGCGGATCGCCCGCGTCGCCTGGCTGCCCGCCTTCGCACCGGACGGCCAGCCGCTGGAGCATGCCGAGGCGCTGCTAACGCGGATCGGCGCATTGACCGGGCGCGAGGCCGAGGCGCGGGCCCAGGCCGCCCTGCTCCCCCCCGCCTTGGCGGCCGCGGCGGCGCAACTCACGGACTGGGCCGGGCGGCCGGTGCTGGCGGCGCGCTTCCTAGAGGATGGCCGCCACATGGCGGTGTTCGGCGCCAACGGCATGATCGGCGCGGTGCTGCAGCGGCTGGGCCTGCGCAACGCCTGGACCGGGCGCAGCAACGCCGCCGGCGTCGCCTCCACCGGCATCGAGTCATTGGCCGGGATGGCCGATGCCACGATCGTGCATTTCGACCGGGGCGCCGAGACGGCGCGGGCCCTGGCGCGGCTGCGGGACAGCCCGTTCTGGCAGGCCCTGCCGGCGGTGCGCGAGGGGCGGGTGCTCGCCATGCCGGTGATCTATCCGAGCGGCGGCGTGTTCTCCGCCATCCGCTTCGCGGCTCAGCTGGCGGCGCTGCTGCCCGGGCGGGCGCCGCATGGCTGA
- a CDS encoding MFS transporter: MKARNNEAWAERGVRWRALLALLLGAALATLPSTLFSIVLFHHMQRLALPMFSVALFYPPYPIGLFLASLPAAAFLDRFGPRRIFLVSIALVSALSIAAALPLEPWVLIGLRFLQGMASAGLLVACLALVRPVFGEARQGIGLGFVVVAGVAGAALLPMLLGLAASIGPAGPVLISLLLVLTVFAMGWQALPAGVPNAVLDVMGTVLNFLSLGLLLGALHFARFRPWLSLALFISGLLVLTLWVWRQKGRTVSVLPLDLLMRPESRYAVGAALLGGLAIAAIGTSTPSRLMVGEAVSPEALGLLLLVAAAATILAACLGGWGIQRWSGWQAAMVGALFLTAGVAMLALPWGGMAGASVAVVILGAGRGLFESGNARALVGDAPPGREAAAAGLLVAAGALGGVLAPFLTLLLFLLGEPAGDDPDNAFPAGLGLQGLLVLLAAWLSKGGGKPSPPTRRSA; encoded by the coding sequence TTGAAGGCGCGAAACAACGAGGCCTGGGCGGAGCGTGGCGTGCGATGGCGGGCGCTGCTGGCCCTACTGCTCGGAGCGGCCCTGGCCACCCTCCCCAGTACGCTCTTCTCCATAGTACTGTTTCACCATATGCAGCGCCTGGCGCTGCCCATGTTTTCCGTTGCACTGTTTTATCCGCCCTATCCGATCGGCCTTTTTCTGGCGTCACTGCCTGCGGCGGCATTCCTTGATCGGTTTGGTCCAAGGCGCATCTTTCTCGTTTCAATTGCGCTCGTATCCGCGCTTTCAATCGCCGCGGCACTGCCCCTCGAACCCTGGGTGCTGATCGGTCTGCGATTCTTGCAGGGCATGGCTTCGGCGGGTCTGCTTGTCGCCTGCCTCGCCCTTGTTCGACCGGTGTTTGGCGAGGCGCGCCAGGGCATCGGACTGGGCTTTGTGGTCGTGGCAGGCGTGGCCGGCGCAGCCCTGTTGCCCATGCTGCTTGGACTAGCTGCGAGCATCGGCCCCGCAGGCCCTGTGCTGATCAGCCTGCTTCTTGTCCTGACCGTCTTTGCTATGGGATGGCAGGCCCTGCCAGCGGGTGTGCCGAACGCCGTCCTCGATGTCATGGGGACGGTACTGAATTTCCTGTCGCTCGGTCTGCTGCTAGGTGCATTACATTTTGCGCGGTTCCGGCCGTGGCTGAGCTTGGCGCTCTTTATCTCAGGTTTGCTTGTCCTGACGCTCTGGGTTTGGCGGCAGAAAGGCCGAACGGTGTCCGTACTGCCCCTCGACCTGCTGATGCGGCCAGAGTCCCGCTACGCGGTGGGAGCCGCATTGCTTGGCGGCCTGGCCATCGCGGCCATCGGTACGTCGACACCGTCCCGCCTGATGGTCGGCGAAGCGGTTTCGCCGGAAGCACTAGGCCTTCTGCTGCTGGTTGCTGCGGCCGCGACGATCCTGGCCGCCTGTCTGGGTGGCTGGGGTATCCAGCGGTGGTCAGGCTGGCAGGCTGCCATGGTCGGAGCCTTGTTCCTGACGGCTGGCGTAGCGATGCTCGCTCTCCCCTGGGGCGGCATGGCCGGCGCCTCGGTCGCCGTGGTGATCCTGGGTGCCGGTCGGGGACTCTTTGAAAGCGGCAATGCCCGTGCCCTGGTCGGTGATGCACCACCGGGGCGGGAAGCGGCGGCGGCCGGCCTGCTGGTCGCTGCCGGCGCCCTGGGTGGCGTGCTGGCGCCCTTCCTGACGTTGCTGCTGTTCCTGCTCGGGGAACCAGCAGGTGATGATCCGGACAATGCCTTCCCTGCCGGCCTCGGCCTGCAAGGGCTTCTGGTTCTGCTGGCAGCATGGCTCAGTAAGGGCGGGGGCAAGCCGTCTCCGCCAACCCGCCGCAGCGCGTAA
- a CDS encoding TonB-dependent siderophore receptor, giving the protein MMPHRLRRATWLLVGTTLATFVPLAPAAAQPQPAASRPAGIAFNIPAQQLGAALNAFARQSGLQVTAEAAMVSGATSQAVSGSLTREDALRRLLSGTGLAGRIGADRTVVLSRLPPAPAPASSSGGALLLPQVNVTASPLRSWSPVPGYSATIGSTGTKTDTPLLETPQSVSIVTADQIRATDSASVTEALAYTPGLTAQAATFSRMADDFTIRGFNVADGYSGVLRDGLRLNPNVYGLAQEPYGLERIEVVRGAASVLYGQLSPGGLVNATSKRPTEETLRELNLGAGSYGRRSLAADYGGRLTEDGTLSFRLTGLWRKSDNWVDHVEDNRQYIAPALTWKPDDDTSLTLLASYQHTETQFAAPLPYAPVRARTITRSYFNGEPGFDRFDVDAYTAGYLFEHRFNDVVTFRSGARYFTSSGNWDYLTFGALAANGTVTRGLSQREEASTGFTADNSLETKFRTGPLSHTLLAGIDYFSARYNSHRYLSGTTPSINLYNPVYGRRPLVNRGIDSGSRAEGDQVGLYLQDQIRLDRLVLTLGGRHDWSGRDTTVFHTNAVTSQDDSAFTGRAGLVYLFDNGIAPYASFSQSFAPNIGTDRLGAAFTPTRGTQYEAGLRFQPPGTDLIFSAAAYRLTQTDALVADPVNSNFSIQAGEVRSQGVELEAKGEYGPFGFVASYAYTDARTTESTLASQKGQRVSLTPYNTVALWGDVKLDGIGVPGLKIGAGARYVGETNIAGFSRDVPDYVLVDASIRYDLDTLLPKLPGASVSLNAHNILGEDYFTCSGATGCRYGAPRTWFAALNYRW; this is encoded by the coding sequence ATGATGCCCCATCGCCTCCGCCGCGCCACCTGGTTACTCGTCGGCACGACCCTGGCTACCTTCGTGCCGCTTGCCCCCGCCGCCGCGCAGCCGCAGCCGGCCGCCAGCCGACCAGCCGGCATCGCCTTCAACATCCCGGCCCAGCAGCTCGGCGCCGCACTGAACGCCTTCGCGCGGCAAAGCGGGTTGCAGGTGACTGCTGAGGCCGCGATGGTGTCGGGCGCCACCTCGCAGGCCGTGTCCGGCAGCCTGACGCGGGAGGACGCCCTGCGACGGCTGCTCTCCGGCACCGGCCTCGCCGGCCGGATCGGCGCCGATCGCACGGTGGTGCTCAGCCGCCTGCCGCCGGCGCCCGCACCGGCCAGCAGTTCCGGCGGCGCGCTGCTGCTGCCTCAGGTCAACGTCACCGCCAGCCCGCTACGCAGCTGGAGCCCGGTGCCGGGCTATTCGGCCACGATCGGCAGCACCGGCACCAAAACCGATACGCCGCTGCTGGAGACGCCGCAGTCGGTCTCGATCGTCACCGCCGACCAGATCCGCGCCACGGACTCCGCCAGCGTGACAGAGGCGCTGGCCTATACCCCGGGCCTGACGGCCCAGGCGGCGACCTTCAGCCGCATGGCGGACGATTTCACCATCCGCGGCTTCAACGTCGCGGATGGCTACAGCGGCGTGCTGCGGGACGGGCTGCGGCTGAACCCGAATGTCTACGGGCTGGCACAGGAACCCTACGGGCTGGAGCGGATCGAGGTGGTGCGTGGCGCCGCCTCAGTGCTCTACGGTCAGCTCAGCCCCGGCGGACTGGTCAACGCCACCAGCAAGCGCCCGACTGAGGAAACCTTGCGCGAGCTGAACCTGGGCGCCGGCAGCTACGGCCGCCGCAGCCTGGCCGCCGACTACGGCGGCCGGCTGACCGAGGATGGCACGCTGAGCTTCCGCCTCACCGGCCTGTGGCGGAAGTCCGACAACTGGGTGGACCACGTGGAGGACAACCGGCAGTACATCGCACCGGCCCTGACCTGGAAGCCGGACGACGACACCTCGCTCACGCTGCTGGCAAGCTACCAGCATACCGAGACGCAGTTCGCCGCCCCCCTGCCCTACGCGCCGGTGCGCGCCCGCACCATCACGCGGAGCTACTTCAACGGCGAGCCCGGCTTCGACCGCTTCGACGTCGATGCCTATACCGCCGGCTACCTGTTCGAACACCGCTTCAACGATGTCGTCACCTTCCGCAGCGGCGCGCGCTACTTCACCTCCTCCGGCAACTGGGACTACCTGACCTTCGGCGCGCTGGCGGCCAACGGCACCGTCACGCGCGGCCTCAGCCAGCGGGAGGAGGCCTCGACCGGCTTCACCGCCGACAATTCGCTGGAGACCAAGTTCCGGACCGGGCCGCTGTCGCATACCCTGCTGGCAGGCATCGACTACTTCTCCGCCCGCTACAACTCGCATCGCTACCTTTCCGGCACCACGCCCTCCATCAACCTCTACAACCCGGTCTACGGCCGCCGGCCGCTGGTCAACCGCGGCATCGATTCCGGCAGTCGCGCCGAGGGCGACCAGGTCGGCCTCTACCTGCAGGACCAGATCCGGCTGGACCGGCTGGTGCTGACGCTGGGCGGCCGCCACGACTGGTCCGGGCGCGACACCACGGTGTTCCACACCAACGCCGTGACCAGCCAGGACGACAGCGCCTTCACTGGCCGCGCCGGGCTGGTCTACCTGTTCGACAATGGCATCGCGCCCTATGCCAGCTTCAGCCAGTCCTTCGCGCCCAACATCGGCACCGACCGGCTGGGCGCCGCCTTCACGCCGACGCGCGGCACGCAGTACGAGGCCGGGCTGCGCTTCCAGCCGCCGGGCACCGACCTGATCTTCTCCGCCGCCGCCTACCGGCTGACGCAGACCGACGCGCTGGTGGCCGATCCGGTGAACAGCAACTTCTCGATCCAGGCGGGTGAGGTCCGCTCGCAGGGCGTGGAACTGGAAGCGAAGGGCGAATACGGCCCCTTCGGCTTCGTCGCGTCCTATGCCTATACCGACGCGCGTACCACCGAAAGCACGCTGGCCAGCCAGAAGGGCCAGCGTGTCTCGCTGACGCCCTACAACACCGTGGCGCTTTGGGGCGACGTCAAGCTGGATGGCATCGGCGTGCCCGGCCTGAAGATCGGCGCCGGCGCGCGCTACGTGGGCGAGACCAATATTGCAGGATTCAGCAGAGACGTTCCCGATTACGTGCTGGTCGATGCCTCGATCCGCTACGACCTCGACACACTGTTGCCAAAGCTGCCGGGGGCCTCGGTCTCGCTGAACGCGCACAACATCCTGGGCGAGGACTACTTCACCTGCTCGGGCGCGACTGGCTGCCGCTACGGCGCGCCACGCACCTGGTTCGCCGCGCTGAACTACCGTTGGTGA
- a CDS encoding helix-turn-helix transcriptional regulator, which yields MGAYLKDRRSRLDAAALGFSTSRRRTTGLRREEVAGRANISVTWYTWLEQGRGGAPSAEVLNRIARALMLTDMEREHLFLLGLGRPPEVRYRAADGVSPRLQRLLDALEFSPAIIKTATWDVLAWNRAAAAVLTDYGALPPGQRNILRLMFGQSRVRAAQHDWESVARFVVGAFRADAARAGAMSEVSQLVDELCQISPEFTALWRENEVGAHGGGTKRLRHPTLGVIELEYSSFVVEERSDLGMIVYNPVSPADTALIRDLMKMKLPAS from the coding sequence TTGGGCGCTTACCTCAAAGACCGGCGCAGTCGCCTGGACGCCGCAGCTCTGGGCTTCTCCACATCCCGCCGCAGGACGACGGGCCTGCGCCGGGAAGAGGTCGCCGGGCGCGCGAATATCAGCGTCACTTGGTACACCTGGCTGGAGCAGGGACGGGGCGGTGCTCCCTCCGCCGAGGTGCTGAACCGGATCGCTCGCGCGCTTATGCTGACCGACATGGAGCGCGAGCATCTGTTCCTGCTCGGCCTCGGACGACCGCCGGAGGTGCGCTACAGGGCGGCCGATGGCGTGTCGCCGCGGTTGCAGCGGCTGCTCGACGCGCTTGAGTTCAGTCCCGCGATCATCAAGACCGCCACCTGGGATGTGTTGGCGTGGAACCGGGCGGCCGCGGCGGTATTGACGGACTACGGCGCCCTCCCCCCCGGGCAGCGTAATATCCTGCGCCTGATGTTCGGCCAGTCCCGGGTCCGCGCTGCTCAGCACGACTGGGAAAGCGTCGCCCGCTTTGTGGTCGGTGCCTTCCGCGCGGATGCGGCGCGGGCTGGCGCTATGTCCGAGGTCAGCCAGCTGGTGGACGAGCTGTGTCAGATCAGTCCTGAGTTCACGGCGCTCTGGCGGGAGAACGAAGTGGGTGCCCATGGCGGGGGAACCAAGCGCCTGCGCCATCCGACCCTCGGCGTCATCGAGTTGGAATACTCCTCCTTCGTGGTCGAGGAACGGTCGGATCTCGGCATGATCGTCTACAACCCGGTTTCGCCTGCGGACACGGCGCTGATCCGGGATCTTATGAAGATGAAGCTTCCCGCGTCGTAG
- the fhuB gene encoding Fe(3+)-hydroxamate ABC transporter permease FhuB — MPRPTAILALLSIGAALLLFLLSAAPLAQGDTLHRILLWHALAPRLAMGLLCGAALGLAGALFQQVLRNPLAEPGTLGIFAGARLALAAVTLWAPGWLALGQPLVATAGAVLAMLLVLLLSRQQGFAPLAVILAGLVVSLALDAGNRALVLLNFEALSDLWITLAGGLGQGSWSMPLALLPWLGGAAVLAALLRRPLALLELGEAGARGLGLPLPLIRALGLGVAVLLGAAVAGTAGGIGFVGLAGPALARVTGARTPGQRMLWGSLIAAGLLAMTDQALRLLAGPDIPAGGVTALLGAPLLLWLMRRMPRGMAGPVADVPLAKVARPAGPLLLLGVALLLAVGVALCLGRLPDGTWHWAGGAALEPLLTWRAPRLVAALAAGAMLGAAGVLIQRLTGNPMASPELLGVSAGAGLAMMLGVLLLGSTDRLLLTGLAAMGAGSVLAVLLLLGRRSGFSPDHMLLAGVALTMLAGAVTVLLLAGGDPRMALLLGWLAGSTYTVTVKDAWLAVAVAVPLLLATPLAARWLTLLPLGPAVGRGLGLALGRARLALLLLTAGLTAAATLLVGPLSFTGLMAPHLARMLGLRRPLPHLAGAALAGALVIALADWLGRTAAFPWQLPAGLVATLMGSAYVIWLLARR; from the coding sequence ATGCCCCGGCCGACCGCGATCCTGGCGCTGCTGAGCATAGGCGCGGCGCTGCTGCTGTTCCTGCTCTCGGCCGCCCCCCTGGCCCAGGGCGACACGCTGCACCGCATCCTGCTGTGGCACGCGCTGGCGCCGCGCCTAGCGATGGGGCTGCTGTGCGGCGCCGCGCTGGGGCTGGCGGGCGCGCTGTTCCAGCAGGTGCTGCGCAACCCGCTGGCGGAGCCGGGCACGCTGGGCATCTTCGCCGGCGCGCGGCTGGCCCTGGCGGCCGTGACGCTCTGGGCGCCGGGCTGGCTGGCGCTGGGCCAGCCGCTCGTCGCCACGGCCGGCGCCGTGCTGGCGATGCTGCTGGTGCTGCTGCTGTCCCGGCAGCAGGGCTTCGCGCCGCTGGCGGTGATCCTGGCCGGGCTGGTGGTCTCGCTGGCGCTGGATGCCGGCAACAGGGCCCTGGTGCTGCTGAACTTCGAGGCGCTGTCCGACCTCTGGATCACGCTGGCGGGCGGCCTGGGCCAGGGCAGCTGGTCCATGCCGCTGGCGCTGCTGCCCTGGCTGGGGGGTGCCGCGGTGCTGGCGGCCCTGCTGCGCCGGCCGCTGGCGTTGCTGGAATTGGGCGAGGCCGGGGCGCGCGGCCTTGGCCTGCCGCTGCCGTTAATCCGCGCGCTGGGCCTCGGCGTCGCCGTGCTGTTGGGGGCGGCCGTGGCGGGAACGGCGGGCGGTATCGGCTTCGTCGGGCTGGCGGGGCCGGCGCTGGCGCGGGTGACGGGCGCGCGCACGCCCGGGCAGCGGATGCTCTGGGGCAGCCTGATTGCGGCCGGCCTGCTGGCGATGACCGACCAGGCGCTGCGGCTGCTGGCCGGGCCAGACATCCCGGCCGGCGGCGTCACCGCGCTGCTGGGCGCGCCGCTGCTGCTGTGGCTCATGCGCCGCATGCCGCGCGGCATGGCCGGGCCGGTGGCCGACGTGCCTCTGGCGAAGGTGGCGCGTCCGGCCGGGCCGCTGCTCCTGCTGGGGGTCGCGCTGCTGCTGGCGGTGGGCGTGGCGCTCTGCCTGGGGCGGCTGCCCGACGGCACCTGGCACTGGGCCGGCGGCGCGGCCTTGGAGCCCCTGCTGACCTGGCGCGCGCCACGACTGGTGGCGGCGCTCGCCGCCGGCGCCATGCTCGGCGCGGCGGGCGTGCTGATCCAGCGGCTGACCGGTAACCCGATGGCCAGCCCGGAGCTGCTCGGCGTTTCCGCCGGGGCGGGGCTGGCGATGATGCTGGGCGTGCTGCTGCTGGGCAGTACCGACCGGCTGCTGCTCACCGGACTGGCCGCGATGGGGGCTGGGAGCGTGCTGGCGGTGCTGCTGCTGCTGGGTCGCCGCAGCGGCTTCTCGCCAGACCACATGCTGTTGGCCGGGGTAGCGCTGACCATGCTGGCCGGCGCGGTGACGGTCCTGCTGCTGGCCGGCGGCGACCCGCGCATGGCCTTGCTGCTGGGTTGGCTGGCAGGCTCCACCTACACGGTGACCGTCAAGGATGCGTGGCTGGCTGTCGCGGTCGCGGTGCCCCTGCTGCTGGCCACCCCGCTGGCGGCGCGTTGGCTGACGCTGCTGCCCCTGGGTCCCGCGGTCGGGCGGGGGCTGGGGTTAGCGCTGGGCCGCGCCCGGCTGGCGCTGCTCCTGCTGACGGCCGGCCTGACCGCTGCCGCCACACTGCTGGTCGGGCCGCTGAGCTTCACCGGGCTGATGGCGCCGCATCTGGCGCGGATGCTGGGGCTTCGTCGGCCGCTGCCGCACCTGGCCGGCGCCGCGCTGGCGGGCGCGCTGGTGATAGCGCTGGCGGATTGGCTGGGGCGCACCGCCGCCTTCCCCTGGCAGCTGCCGGCCGGGCTGGTCGCCACGCTGATGGGCAGTGCCTACGTCATCTGGTTGCTGGCCCGCCGATGA
- a CDS encoding SPFH domain-containing protein: MAEISWFFSYRHLRSEASSHVITFRRGQRVRSGRGLAFWFRPDRTSIVEIPADDRDTDFVFQARSRDYQVMTVQGTITWRAAEPEALASRVDFTIDLRTGRLRTDPLDRIASLLIGLAQYQAARYVEHRAVHDLLAEGAAPLQDGIAAALAADPRLREMGLAVVTVRIAGLSPSAELARALETPTFERAQGLADEAAFARRAQAVEKERAIAENELSTKVELARRQSALIAQEDENARRTAEGRAEAGRIAAEAEAGRIRVVEAARNAAEGERLALLRDADPAVLQAQVLRAFADKLTRIDTLNVTPDLTAALGGLLRSPAAAPRGSDAPAP; encoded by the coding sequence ATGGCCGAGATCTCCTGGTTCTTTTCCTACCGCCACCTGCGGAGCGAGGCATCGAGCCACGTGATCACCTTTCGGCGCGGCCAGCGAGTGCGTTCCGGCCGCGGCCTCGCCTTCTGGTTCCGTCCGGATCGCACTTCGATCGTTGAGATCCCGGCCGACGACCGCGACACGGACTTCGTGTTCCAGGCACGTTCGCGCGATTATCAGGTGATGACGGTGCAGGGCACCATCACCTGGCGCGCGGCGGAGCCGGAAGCGCTGGCGTCGCGCGTGGACTTCACCATCGACTTGCGCACTGGCAGGCTGCGCACCGACCCGCTGGACCGCATCGCCAGCCTCTTGATCGGTCTCGCTCAGTATCAGGCGGCCCGCTACGTGGAGCACCGCGCCGTGCACGACCTCCTGGCCGAGGGCGCGGCCCCGTTGCAGGACGGCATCGCCGCCGCGCTGGCGGCCGACCCCCGGCTGCGCGAGATGGGGCTGGCCGTGGTGACAGTGCGCATCGCCGGGCTGAGCCCCAGCGCCGAGCTGGCGCGCGCGCTGGAAACGCCCACCTTCGAGCGGGCCCAGGGGCTGGCCGACGAGGCCGCTTTTGCTCGCCGCGCCCAGGCGGTGGAAAAAGAGCGCGCGATCGCCGAAAACGAACTGTCCACCAAGGTGGAGCTGGCCCGCCGGCAATCCGCTCTGATCGCCCAGGAAGACGAGAATGCCCGCCGCACCGCCGAGGGCCGCGCCGAGGCCGGGCGCATCGCCGCCGAGGCGGAAGCCGGGCGCATCCGGGTGGTGGAAGCCGCGCGCAACGCCGCCGAGGGCGAGCGTCTGGCGTTGCTACGCGACGCCGACCCGGCGGTGCTGCAGGCCCAGGTGTTGCGCGCCTTCGCCGACAAGCTGACGCGCATCGACACGCTGAACGTCACCCCCGACCTGACGGCGGCACTGGGCGGGCTGCTGCGGTCGCCCGCCGCCGCTCCGCGCGGGAGCGACGCGCCCGCGCCGTGA
- a CDS encoding RNA polymerase sigma factor: MTQDRNSALYAAHRKALIDYAASLTGSRVQAEDLVQDAFLRIDPMARDAPAPGFLNPLAYLYRVIRNLAWDQSRRRSVEQRWQRDPVPWMAPADRQTPEQDSIHQQQVQAVAAVLAALPDNARIAVEMQRFGGYTLQEVAARLGVSVPTAHRLVHGALLQIAAALDHSGPPR, translated from the coding sequence GTGACGCAAGACCGCAACTCGGCGCTCTACGCAGCGCATCGGAAAGCGTTGATCGACTACGCGGCCTCGTTGACCGGCAGCCGCGTGCAGGCCGAGGATCTGGTGCAGGACGCCTTTCTACGGATTGATCCGATGGCGCGGGATGCACCGGCACCCGGCTTCCTGAATCCGCTCGCTTATCTGTACCGCGTCATCCGCAACCTGGCCTGGGACCAATCACGCCGGCGCAGCGTTGAGCAGCGGTGGCAGCGGGACCCGGTGCCATGGATGGCGCCGGCCGACCGGCAGACGCCGGAACAGGACAGCATCCATCAGCAGCAGGTGCAGGCCGTCGCGGCCGTGCTGGCCGCACTGCCGGATAATGCTCGTATCGCGGTGGAGATGCAGCGCTTCGGGGGCTACACGCTGCAGGAGGTCGCCGCCCGGCTCGGTGTCTCGGTGCCGACGGCGCACCGGCTGGTGCATGGCGCGCTGCTGCAGATCGCCGCAGCGCTGGACCATAGTGGGCCGCCCCGGTGA
- a CDS encoding FecR family protein produces MDRASGDSALAEAMAWLLRLQATPQDGALRAEWTAWQARDQANRDAWQRAEQAWTLLGEVPPAFAARWEAPGLPPGLARRPLRRRRLVLGGAAVAASALLAVTSPGARSWWRREQATGTAETRRLVLDDGTTVHLAPRSAIAADDSPGDRRVVLLRGEAFFEVTPDTARRFIVTAAGLEVTVIGTAFDLRLGEAQLDVAVQHGRVRLAYSTATPPVVAELGGGERMTIRRADGAARRGRLPPAEVAAWRDGLLFVEDTTVAEVVETLQDYHPGWIVLRDPALAARRVTGSYDLRDIGRALAALVQPAGGRVRTLTRLVFVLTAGT; encoded by the coding sequence ATGGATCGGGCGTCCGGGGATAGCGCGCTGGCGGAGGCCATGGCGTGGCTGCTGCGGCTGCAGGCCACGCCGCAGGACGGCGCGTTGCGCGCCGAATGGACCGCATGGCAGGCGCGGGACCAGGCGAACCGCGATGCCTGGCAGCGAGCCGAGCAAGCCTGGACGCTGCTGGGCGAGGTGCCTCCGGCGTTCGCGGCACGGTGGGAGGCACCTGGGCTGCCGCCGGGCCTAGCCAGGCGGCCGCTGCGGCGCCGGCGGCTGGTGCTAGGCGGGGCTGCCGTGGCGGCCTCGGCCCTGCTCGCCGTCACCTCGCCCGGCGCCCGCAGTTGGTGGCGGCGGGAACAGGCGACCGGCACGGCCGAGACCCGCCGCTTGGTCCTGGACGATGGCACGACCGTGCATCTGGCGCCGCGGAGCGCCATCGCCGCGGATGACAGCCCCGGCGACCGCCGCGTGGTGCTGCTGCGTGGCGAGGCGTTCTTCGAGGTAACACCGGACACGGCGCGCCGCTTCATCGTCACCGCCGCGGGGCTGGAGGTGACGGTCATCGGCACCGCCTTCGACCTGCGGCTGGGCGAGGCGCAGCTGGATGTCGCTGTGCAGCATGGCCGCGTCCGCCTCGCCTACAGTACCGCGACGCCGCCCGTGGTGGCGGAGCTGGGGGGCGGCGAGCGGATGACGATCCGGCGGGCCGACGGCGCGGCGCGTCGCGGCCGCCTGCCGCCCGCCGAGGTCGCCGCCTGGCGCGACGGACTGCTCTTCGTCGAGGACACAACGGTGGCCGAGGTGGTGGAGACGCTGCAGGACTATCATCCTGGCTGGATCGTGTTGCGCGACCCCGCGCTGGCGGCGCGCCGCGTCACCGGCAGCTACGACCTGCGTGACATTGGCCGGGCCCTGGCGGCACTGGTGCAGCCCGCCGGCGGGCGGGTCAGGACGCTGACCCGATTGGTCTTTGTCCTCACGGCGGGCACCTAA